From Halobacteriovorax sp. GB3, a single genomic window includes:
- a CDS encoding 50S ribosomal protein L25 has protein sequence MYELLKTEWRDDKVKAPLTRMRRDGWVPGVLFGKGFESTSFMVRKNDLTKFLHHSGKVFEVEVKGYGKHLVSLDNVQWDHMGDFIKHISFHKISANEKTIVKLPIHFVGEAVGIKEGGVVQQVMQEVEVKGLPKDMPEFLEFDISSLGFHSHFTLHDVTLPKGLEFHHDMEDTLVSCHPPKKVVETVEETVAQPELVGKETVVEDEVKEAA, from the coding sequence GTGTACGAACTACTAAAAACTGAATGGAGAGATGATAAAGTTAAGGCACCTCTTACAAGAATGAGAAGAGACGGTTGGGTTCCAGGCGTTCTTTTTGGTAAAGGGTTTGAGTCGACAAGCTTTATGGTTAGAAAAAATGATCTAACAAAATTTCTTCACCACTCAGGTAAAGTTTTTGAAGTAGAAGTCAAAGGTTATGGAAAGCACCTAGTATCACTAGATAACGTTCAATGGGATCACATGGGTGATTTTATTAAGCATATTTCTTTCCACAAAATCTCTGCAAACGAAAAAACAATCGTTAAGCTTCCAATTCACTTTGTAGGTGAGGCTGTTGGTATCAAAGAGGGTGGAGTAGTACAACAAGTTATGCAAGAAGTAGAAGTAAAAGGACTTCCAAAAGATATGCCAGAATTCCTAGAATTCGACATCTCTTCACTTGGTTTCCACTCACACTTCACTCTACATGATGTAACTCTTCCAAAGGGACTAGAGTTCCACCACGATATGGAAGACACTCTTGTTTCTTGTCATCCTCCGAAGAAGGTTGTTGAGACAGTTGAAGAAACTGTTGCACAACCAGAACTGGTTGGAAAAGAAACTGTTGTTGAAGACGAAGTTAAAGAAGCAGCATAA
- the grxB gene encoding glutaredoxin 2, whose product MNTLYHYVHCPFCVRVRMALGFLSTEYKSVVVPYDDEKTPVDLTGVKMLPIMGLEDGTNMNESLDIIKKFDTKNELDFSLYDKHKDEIEALLNEIAGPVHNLCMPYWVWTPEFNEKSRQYFVEKKSKKRGPFNKLVQNRQAFLKQLVPVLMKVKNNLHPYFGGDKFTVVDIMIASHLWGLYVFPEFQFPQDLNMYLQKVKQLCNFDYHEDFWRD is encoded by the coding sequence ATGAATACACTATATCACTATGTCCATTGTCCCTTTTGTGTTCGCGTGCGCATGGCACTCGGATTTCTATCAACTGAATACAAGTCTGTCGTTGTTCCTTACGATGATGAAAAGACCCCTGTTGATCTGACAGGCGTTAAAATGCTTCCGATCATGGGCCTTGAAGATGGGACGAATATGAATGAGAGTTTAGATATCATTAAAAAATTTGATACTAAAAATGAACTCGACTTCAGTCTCTACGATAAGCACAAAGATGAAATTGAAGCGCTTTTAAATGAAATTGCTGGCCCGGTCCATAATCTCTGTATGCCTTATTGGGTTTGGACTCCAGAGTTCAACGAAAAGTCCAGACAGTACTTTGTAGAAAAGAAGAGCAAAAAAAGAGGGCCATTTAATAAGCTCGTTCAAAACAGACAGGCCTTTCTAAAGCAACTCGTACCAGTACTTATGAAGGTAAAAAATAATCTTCACCCTTACTTTGGTGGAGATAAGTTTACAGTAGTCGACATCATGATTGCTTCCCATCTCTGGGGGCTTTATGTATTTCCAGAATTTCAATTTCCACAAGATCTCAATATGTACTTACAGAAAGTAAAACAACTTTGTAACTTCGATTACCACGAAGATTTCTGGCGCGACTAA
- a CDS encoding Mpo1 family 2-hydroxy fatty acid dioxygenase encodes MKTLDQWLSEYGESHQNTTNRLIHKICVPAITWSLLALLWKIPNFGMPELANFASLFVLICFAFYLTLRSFKVMGIFFILLGPIFLSLYLLRDYPYLWQTALTVFVIAWIGQFIGHKIEGKKPSFFKDLQFLLIGPLWIFIGK; translated from the coding sequence ATAAAAACTCTAGATCAGTGGCTAAGTGAATACGGAGAGTCCCACCAAAATACGACAAATCGTCTCATTCATAAAATTTGTGTCCCGGCCATTACGTGGAGCTTGCTGGCGCTTCTTTGGAAGATTCCAAATTTTGGTATGCCTGAGCTTGCTAATTTTGCGAGCCTCTTTGTCTTGATTTGCTTTGCTTTTTATTTAACTCTTCGAAGCTTTAAAGTTATGGGTATATTTTTTATTCTCTTAGGCCCCATTTTTCTTTCCCTCTACTTATTAAGAGATTATCCTTACTTGTGGCAGACGGCCTTGACCGTCTTTGTCATTGCTTGGATTGGACAATTTATAGGTCACAAAATAGAAGGAAAAAAGCCTTCCTTTTTTAAAGACCTGCAATTCTTACTTATTGGACCTTTGTGGATATTCATAGGTAAGTAA
- a CDS encoding response regulator, giving the protein MGKDILKDINILVVDDEEEIKDILRHDFTELGANVHFANDGKDALDKIFNQNFDVILTDVAMPGYDGLQLIEEMTSSKLAIPIVVMTGYLKYIDELEHFDQIVRVIQKPFNVQEVASILKHAVLEEGDLT; this is encoded by the coding sequence ATGGGAAAAGATATCTTAAAAGACATTAATATTCTCGTCGTCGATGACGAGGAAGAGATTAAGGACATTCTGAGGCATGACTTTACTGAATTAGGTGCTAATGTTCATTTTGCTAACGATGGTAAAGATGCCCTAGATAAGATTTTCAATCAAAACTTCGATGTCATTCTTACAGATGTCGCTATGCCTGGCTATGATGGATTGCAACTGATTGAAGAGATGACATCGAGTAAACTGGCGATTCCCATTGTTGTGATGACTGGCTATTTGAAATACATTGATGAGCTTGAACACTTTGATCAAATCGTAAGAGTCATCCAAAAGCCTTTCAACGTGCAAGAGGTAGCCTCAATATTAAAGCATGCCGTTTTAGAAGAAGGAGATCTTACATAA
- a CDS encoding EamA family transporter, producing MNVYVTALLATFSFALGSQIFTYYARSVSSTWMNAVKAMVGLLFFVLFVSLFIGFQKISLPFILLFALSGALGLGIGDIFLFKAYSEMGPGRTMMLFGFQPLILGVLSYFFIGQAIEPKKLIAIIFFVGCLFTLSLEAFRADGHWQIKGILMALLWLVMDSTGVVITRYSFDQNPDLHAMEGNIYRCLGAVFVFIVMMKLKPYGLVSNFKKMKWKSRSMVVFGSFLGTFVSLALYLEAIKTINLASLAGINVSGTVFSAILECIIFKKKPTPYLGVAFIFFLIGVKILF from the coding sequence ATTAACGTTTATGTAACAGCTCTTCTGGCTACCTTTAGCTTTGCGCTTGGCTCTCAGATTTTTACTTACTACGCTAGAAGTGTTTCATCTACATGGATGAATGCAGTTAAGGCGATGGTTGGACTCTTGTTCTTTGTCCTCTTTGTCTCGCTGTTTATCGGCTTTCAAAAAATTAGCCTCCCTTTCATTTTACTTTTTGCCCTTTCTGGAGCCCTCGGTTTAGGAATAGGGGATATCTTTCTCTTTAAGGCCTATAGTGAAATGGGTCCAGGAAGAACGATGATGCTCTTTGGATTTCAGCCCTTGATTCTTGGAGTTCTTAGTTATTTCTTTATTGGTCAGGCCATTGAACCTAAAAAGCTCATTGCTATTATTTTCTTTGTAGGATGTCTTTTTACGCTCTCTCTTGAAGCATTTCGAGCTGATGGTCACTGGCAGATCAAAGGAATTCTCATGGCCCTTTTATGGCTTGTGATGGATTCAACTGGTGTTGTTATCACGCGCTATAGTTTTGATCAAAATCCTGATTTGCATGCGATGGAAGGAAATATTTATCGCTGTCTTGGTGCTGTATTTGTTTTCATCGTCATGATGAAATTGAAGCCCTATGGGCTTGTTTCAAATTTCAAAAAAATGAAATGGAAATCGCGCTCAATGGTTGTGTTTGGCTCTTTTTTAGGGACATTTGTTTCGCTGGCCCTTTATCTCGAAGCGATTAAGACTATTAATCTTGCGAGCCTTGCGGGAATCAATGTTTCTGGAACTGTTTTTTCGGCGATCCTCGAATGTATCATTTTCAAGAAGAAGCCAACTCCCTATTTGGGAGTGGCCTTTATTTTCTTTCTCATTGGTGTGAAAATTCTCTTTTAG